A single Anabas testudineus chromosome 10, fAnaTes1.2, whole genome shotgun sequence DNA region contains:
- the prob1 gene encoding uncharacterized protein prob1, whose protein sequence is MSIKVGGGREGECKRVFLSAHRCPEVELLPHHDSETQSSPPSSIVFADKKPEFTCTSGSEENYLDVSSSRCFESREKEEEEEEGSINEWSDEDLSLHFSPSVILPSDDEDSGPESSFECVDVIVETQLNGQEGEGLKMVPKRQIHLKKKKDMSNSINLEMTGKLQVIVKDQDVEEGGDNCAVSACHCPHLLLRQHSTPVSLTANSDVISGVYRGLIAGAHQGFQARPSEGQRCLQKSFSLDETKTKMASCIIKSVLLKKMQVEQKTSHLKKNLQVLHVTPPPVEQQMGREWGGPGSVNAPVPVVRDMRSLVKNTSLPTTTTTTTTTTTTESHKLKSFTVTGQYSGPPPTYHNAHTTESLSQPHDNKQSDTPGSPITRQRRDSEPITHKEKVDDVLSLDLPTTTSVSQSERASCVSNLLPLSNPPTSRLTQTQTLLSAQEQSFSHSAPGTSQVHPCFYAPPTLHPHFRNVSFVHSPQTCIQTQVQSNQLSPIHHPHTRSENQIRSTGKSSDHTKTCYPLRIRATEAQDRHGGTVKAATQHQPLLSSIQSLLPAQLCGSFPTGSYGAPCHVTTDPKSRRCFYVNLPPQFQSKMLLDPETGKFIQVFLPAVSSSLSRSNSVPTVMSPSATVVNIRCANPIPAVLQMGGAHPPVMPVVQLQPTVAMSSLFAPQHLPLTLHMPSAPR, encoded by the exons ATGAGCATCAAAGTGGGGGGAGGACGAGAGGGAGAGTGCAAGAGGGTCTTCCTCAGTGCTCACCGCTGCCCCGAGGTCGAACTGCTGCCTCATCACGACTCTGAGACACAAAGCTCTCCACCATCCTCAATAGTTTTTGCTGACAAGAAGCCTGAGTTCACCTGTACAAGTGGGTCTGAGGAGAACTACCTGGACGTGTCCTCCTCCCGTTGTTTTGAGAGtagggagaaggaggaggaagaggaggaggggagcaTCAATGAGTGGTCAGATGAGGATCTCTCCCttcacttctctccctctgtcatcCTCCCATCAGACGATGAAGACTCAGGTCCAGAGAGCAGCTTTGAGtgtgttgatgttattgtggAAACACAG TTGAATGGTCAGGAAGGGGAGGGGCTAAAGATGGTCCCAAAACGACAAATtcacctgaagaagaaaaaagatatGAGTAATAGCATCAATCTGGAGATGACTGGCAAACTACAG GTGATAGTGAAGGATCAAGATGTTGAAGAAGGAGGGGATAATTGTGCTGTATCAGCCTGTCACTGCCCCCATCTGTTGCTACGACAACATAGTACTCCTGTCTCTTTGACAGCcaacagtgatgtcatcagtgGGGTCTACAGGGGCCTGATTGCAGGAGCCCACCAAG GGTTCCAGGCTAGACCATCTGAAGGACAGCGGTGTCTACAGAAATCTTTCTCTCTGgatgaaaccaaaacaaaaatggcGTCATGCATCATTAAGAGCGTTCTGTTGAAGAAGATGCAGGTGGAGCAGAAAACTTCACACCTGAAGAAGAATCTTCAGGTGTTACACGTAACTCCCCCACCTGTAGAGCAGCAGATGGGAAGAGAGTGGGGGGGCCCAGGCAGTGTGAATGCTCCAGTTCCTGTGGTGAGAGATATGAGGAGTTTGGTTAAAAATACCTCATtgcccacaacaacaacaacaacaacaacaacaacaacaactgagaGTCACAAACTAAAAAGCTTCACTGTGACTGGTCAATACAGCGGTCCCCCTCCCACCTACCACAACGCTCACACCACAGAATCTCTCAGCCAACCACATGACAACAAACAGAGTGACACACCTGGTAGTCCAATCACAAGGCAGAGAAGAGACAGTGAGCCcatcacacacaaagagaaagttgATGATGTTCTCTCGTTAGACCTGCCCACGACTACATCTGTAAGTCAATCAGAAAGAGCTTCATGTGTGAGTAACCTGCTTCCTCTATCTAACCCCCCCACCTCCAGACTGACCCAGACCCAGACTCTGCTCTCTGCCCAGGAACAAAGCTTCTCTCACTCTGCACCTGGTACCTCCCAGGTCCATCCCTGTTTCTATGCCCCCCCCACCTTGCACCCTCACTTCAGGAATGTCAGCTTTGTCCACAGCCCTCAGACTTGCATTCAGACCCAGGTGCAATCCAACCAACTTAGTCCCATACACCACCCTCACACAAGGTCTGAGAACCAGATCAGGTCTACTGGAAAATCCTCAGACCACACCAAGACCTGCTACCCCCTTCGAATCAGGGCCACAGAAGCACAGGACAGACATGGTGGCACAGTGAAAGCTGCAACACAACATCAGCCGTTACTTAGCAGTATTCAGAGTTTGTTACCTGCACAGTTATGTGGTAGCTTCCCTACTGGTTCATATGGAGCCCCCTGTCATGTGACAACAGACCCTAAAAGTAGGCGGTGCTTCTATGTGAATCTGCCCCCACAGTTTCAGAGTAAAATGTTGTTAGATCCAGAGACTGGTAAGTTCATCCAGGTGTTTCTACCTGCAGTCAGCTCTTCCCTGTCCAGATCTAACTCCGTTCCCACTGTCATGAGCCCCTCAGCCACAGTAGTAAACATACGCTGTGCAAACCCCATCCCTGCTGTGTTGCAGATGGGGGGGGCTCATCCCCCAGTCATGCCAGTAGTGCAGTTGCAGCCAACAGTGGCAATGTCCTCCCTGTTTGCTCCCCAGCACCTTCCCCTTACCCTGCACATGCCATCAGCACCAAGATGA
- the mat2b gene encoding methionine adenosyltransferase 2 subunit beta isoform X2, protein MPGLGFRVPQEEVFPGGPRVMVTGATGLLGRAVCREFQTSGWSVVGTGYRRARPRLLRCDLTDEDSVRGLLHEYQPDVIIHCAAERRPDVVERHTEAAVNLNVHATSTLAKEAAACGTLFIYISTDYVFDGRNPPYGEDDSPNPLNVYGRSKLEGERETFRHCSGAVVLRVPVLFGEVESVTESAVTSLWLKVESAESCTLDHCQQRFPTDARDVATVCRKLAERARQDPSIRGVFHFSGKEQMTKYEMAVSIAQAFNLPSNHLIPLTEQVAGSAPRPINSQLNCSRLELLNLSVEPRPFTIAISDCLWPFTPDKRWRQTVFH, encoded by the exons ATGCCTGGATTGGGGTTCAGAGTCCCGCAG GAGGAGGTGTTCCCGGGGGGTCCAAGGGTCATGGTAACAGGGGCGACGGGGCTCCTGGGTCGTGCAGTCTGCAGAGAGTTTCAAACCAGCGGCTGGTCAGTTGTTGGGACTGGATATCGGAGAGCTAGGCCCCGCCTTCTCCGCTGTGATCTCACAGACGAGGACTCTGTCCGGGGACTATTGCACGAGTACCAG cCTGATGTGATCATCCATTGTGCAGCTGAGCGACGCCCAGATGTTGTGGAGCGTCACACAGAAGCAGCTGTTAACCTCAATGTGCATGCCACCAGCACGCTCGCCAAGGAGGCAG CTGCATGTGGGACATTGTTCATCTACATCAGCACCGACTACGTGTTCGATGGGAGGAATCCTCCTTATGGAGAAGATGACAGCCCCAACCCCCTGAACGTTTATGGCCGGAGCAAACttgagggagagagggaaacatTCCGGCACTGTTCAg GTGCGGTGGTACTGCGGGTGCCTGTGCTGTTTGGGGAGGTGGAGTCAGTGACGGAAAGCGCAGTGACATCACTGTGGCTGAAGGTGGAGTCAGCGGAAAGCTGCACCCTGGACCACTGCCAGCAGAGATTTCCAACAGATGCCCGAGATGTCGCCACTGTCTGCAGGAAGCTAGCAGAGAGAGCtagacag GACCCGTCTATCAGAGGAGTCTTCCATTTCTCAGGTAAAGAGCAGATGACCAAATATGAGATGGCTGTCTCCATCGCTCAGGCCTTCAACCTGCCGTCCAATCACCTCATTCCT ctgactGAGCAGGTGGCGGGGTCAGCTCCTCGTCCCATCAACTCTCAGTTGAACTGTTCTCGTCTGGAGCTTCTGAACCTCAGTGTGGAACCGAGACCCTTCACCATAGCCATCAGCGACTGTCTGTGGCCCTTCACACCCGACAAACGCTGGAGACAGACGGTCTTCCACTGA
- the mat2b gene encoding methionine adenosyltransferase 2 subunit beta isoform X1 — MNCTVAELRIMFSPGRVQLVQEEVFPGGPRVMVTGATGLLGRAVCREFQTSGWSVVGTGYRRARPRLLRCDLTDEDSVRGLLHEYQPDVIIHCAAERRPDVVERHTEAAVNLNVHATSTLAKEAAACGTLFIYISTDYVFDGRNPPYGEDDSPNPLNVYGRSKLEGERETFRHCSGAVVLRVPVLFGEVESVTESAVTSLWLKVESAESCTLDHCQQRFPTDARDVATVCRKLAERARQDPSIRGVFHFSGKEQMTKYEMAVSIAQAFNLPSNHLIPLTEQVAGSAPRPINSQLNCSRLELLNLSVEPRPFTIAISDCLWPFTPDKRWRQTVFH; from the exons ATGAACTGTACAGTCGCAGAACTAAGAATCATGTTCAGCCCGGGGCGCGTGCAGCTGGTTCAG GAGGAGGTGTTCCCGGGGGGTCCAAGGGTCATGGTAACAGGGGCGACGGGGCTCCTGGGTCGTGCAGTCTGCAGAGAGTTTCAAACCAGCGGCTGGTCAGTTGTTGGGACTGGATATCGGAGAGCTAGGCCCCGCCTTCTCCGCTGTGATCTCACAGACGAGGACTCTGTCCGGGGACTATTGCACGAGTACCAG cCTGATGTGATCATCCATTGTGCAGCTGAGCGACGCCCAGATGTTGTGGAGCGTCACACAGAAGCAGCTGTTAACCTCAATGTGCATGCCACCAGCACGCTCGCCAAGGAGGCAG CTGCATGTGGGACATTGTTCATCTACATCAGCACCGACTACGTGTTCGATGGGAGGAATCCTCCTTATGGAGAAGATGACAGCCCCAACCCCCTGAACGTTTATGGCCGGAGCAAACttgagggagagagggaaacatTCCGGCACTGTTCAg GTGCGGTGGTACTGCGGGTGCCTGTGCTGTTTGGGGAGGTGGAGTCAGTGACGGAAAGCGCAGTGACATCACTGTGGCTGAAGGTGGAGTCAGCGGAAAGCTGCACCCTGGACCACTGCCAGCAGAGATTTCCAACAGATGCCCGAGATGTCGCCACTGTCTGCAGGAAGCTAGCAGAGAGAGCtagacag GACCCGTCTATCAGAGGAGTCTTCCATTTCTCAGGTAAAGAGCAGATGACCAAATATGAGATGGCTGTCTCCATCGCTCAGGCCTTCAACCTGCCGTCCAATCACCTCATTCCT ctgactGAGCAGGTGGCGGGGTCAGCTCCTCGTCCCATCAACTCTCAGTTGAACTGTTCTCGTCTGGAGCTTCTGAACCTCAGTGTGGAACCGAGACCCTTCACCATAGCCATCAGCGACTGTCTGTGGCCCTTCACACCCGACAAACGCTGGAGACAGACGGTCTTCCACTGA